A window from Acidobacteriota bacterium encodes these proteins:
- a CDS encoding rhomboid family intramembrane serine protease, whose product MGAMRPMHYGGSHYSFGPGLMTPAVKMLLWANVGPFLLTALAPSLFYSIAGVFGLTPQAVLTRFWIWQPVTYMFLHGGMGHVLLNMLVLWMFGVQLERLWGSRFFLRYYFVTGIGAGLSTIAVSLLPFAFADPTYAAVTIGASGAVYGLLMAFALIYPETPILMFFLFPVPAKYFVMIIGAVAFLSVPRGDGVAHIAHLGGLLVGFLYLRMRGAAAGRIGGGRMRLGRIGVIADIKYRYVKWKMARLRKRFDVYQGRGGRDWDDYPRGDGNWNDRVH is encoded by the coding sequence ATGGGCGCGATGCGACCGATGCACTACGGCGGCAGCCACTACTCCTTCGGACCCGGCCTGATGACGCCCGCGGTCAAGATGCTGCTGTGGGCCAACGTCGGTCCGTTCCTGCTGACCGCGCTCGCCCCGTCGCTCTTCTACTCGATCGCCGGCGTCTTCGGACTGACGCCGCAGGCGGTCCTCACCCGGTTCTGGATCTGGCAGCCGGTCACCTACATGTTCTTGCACGGCGGCATGGGGCACGTGCTGCTGAACATGCTGGTGCTCTGGATGTTCGGCGTGCAGTTGGAGCGGCTCTGGGGCTCCCGGTTCTTCCTGCGCTACTACTTCGTCACCGGCATCGGGGCGGGACTTTCGACCATCGCGGTGTCGCTGCTGCCGTTCGCTTTCGCCGATCCGACCTACGCTGCCGTGACGATCGGCGCCTCGGGCGCGGTCTACGGGTTGCTGATGGCGTTCGCGCTGATCTACCCGGAAACGCCCATCCTGATGTTCTTCCTCTTTCCCGTGCCGGCGAAGTACTTCGTGATGATCATCGGCGCCGTGGCGTTCCTGTCCGTGCCCCGCGGAGATGGGGTCGCGCACATCGCCCATCTCGGCGGGCTGCTGGTCGGCTTCCTGTACCTGCGGATGCGCGGCGCAGCGGCCGGTCGGATCGGCGGTGGACGGATGAGGCTGGGACGGATCGGCGTCATCGCCGACATCAAGTACCGCTACGTCAAGTGGAAGATGGCGCGTCTCCGGAAGCGCTTCGACGTCTACCAGGGCCGGGGCGGCCGGGATTGGGACGACTATCCGCGCGGCGACGGCAACTGGAACGACCGCGTGCATTAG
- a CDS encoding cupin domain-containing protein produces the protein MPSNAVVHRWAALDLDKVTELISRKIVSGERQMLVQVYLKRGAHVPAHRHVSEQLQYVLEGALRCMVGGEEIVVHEGEVLVIPAGVRHQAEALADTFALDLFCPVRTEWLAPTGRGPAGDPPQ, from the coding sequence ATGCCGTCGAACGCCGTCGTTCATCGTTGGGCCGCGCTCGATCTCGACAAGGTCACGGAGCTGATCTCCCGGAAGATCGTGTCGGGAGAGCGGCAGATGCTGGTGCAGGTCTATCTGAAGCGGGGTGCGCACGTGCCGGCGCACCGGCACGTGAGCGAGCAGTTGCAATACGTGCTCGAGGGCGCCCTGCGCTGCATGGTCGGAGGCGAGGAGATCGTCGTGCACGAGGGAGAGGTACTGGTGATTCCGGCAGGGGTGCGGCATCAGGCCGAGGCACTGGCGGATACGTTCGCGCTCGATCTCTTCTGTCCGGTGCGGACGGAGTGGCTGGCGCCCACCGGCCGCGGTCCTGCCGGTGACCCGCCGCAGTAG
- the murJ gene encoding murein biosynthesis integral membrane protein MurJ → MTPPESTPPPPPGTAAASATTRLARSAGVVGAATLTSRVLGLVRDQVLAYLFGAGNAMDAFNVATRIPNLLRDLFAEGAMSAAFVPAFMRRLTHAGRAEAWRLGNQLLNALVVVTGAFVLSGMLFAEPLVRLLAGSYAEVPGKLELTVFLTRLLLPFLTLVAVAAALMGMLNSLNRFFVPALSPAMYNVGIIVSGALLVPLMPGLGLDPIVAIAIGALLGGVGQVALQVPALHREGFRYRAALDPADPGLRHILRLMGPGTLAGAAVQINLLVNMVLATGQGTGAVSWLGYAFRVMYLPIGLFGVSIAAATLPVVSRHAAREEIDGIRDAVSRALRLMLVVNVPATVGLIALGAPVVQLIFERGSFTPEDTAATTAALFFYAPGLAGYSAVRIAVPCFYALGSSVTPTAISMAAVTLNIALNLLLVDLMGYRGLALGASIAALANAVTLLAVLRRRLHGLDLGRVLTVFAKIAVASAAMGGAAWMTHALLLEAWPGAELVTRLGRVCTSIAVGGAVLAAAALMLRIRELEQVGRQVLARLARNR, encoded by the coding sequence ATGACTCCCCCGGAGTCGACGCCCCCGCCCCCGCCTGGAACGGCCGCAGCCTCGGCCACGACGCGGCTCGCCAGGTCCGCCGGCGTGGTGGGAGCGGCGACTCTGACCAGCCGCGTCCTCGGGCTCGTCCGCGACCAGGTGCTCGCGTATCTGTTCGGCGCCGGCAACGCCATGGACGCCTTCAACGTGGCGACGCGAATCCCCAACCTCCTGCGGGATCTGTTCGCCGAGGGCGCGATGAGCGCCGCGTTCGTGCCCGCCTTCATGCGCCGTCTGACGCACGCCGGGCGGGCGGAAGCCTGGCGGCTCGGCAATCAGCTTCTGAACGCGCTCGTGGTGGTGACCGGCGCGTTCGTCCTCTCCGGCATGCTCTTCGCGGAACCGCTCGTGCGACTGCTCGCCGGCTCCTACGCCGAAGTGCCCGGCAAGCTGGAGCTGACGGTGTTCCTGACGCGCCTGCTGCTGCCCTTTCTGACGCTGGTGGCGGTCGCCGCGGCGCTGATGGGCATGCTGAACTCGCTCAACCGCTTCTTCGTGCCGGCCCTCTCGCCCGCGATGTACAACGTGGGCATCATCGTGAGCGGCGCACTGCTCGTTCCGCTCATGCCCGGGCTCGGGCTCGATCCGATCGTCGCCATTGCCATCGGCGCGCTGCTGGGCGGGGTCGGCCAGGTCGCGCTGCAGGTTCCCGCCCTCCACCGCGAGGGATTCCGATACCGGGCGGCCCTCGACCCGGCCGATCCCGGACTGCGGCACATCCTCCGGCTGATGGGACCCGGCACGCTCGCCGGCGCGGCCGTCCAGATCAACCTGTTGGTGAACATGGTGCTGGCCACCGGACAGGGCACGGGTGCCGTTTCCTGGCTGGGCTATGCGTTTCGCGTGATGTACCTGCCGATCGGCCTGTTCGGCGTCTCGATAGCCGCTGCGACGCTTCCGGTCGTCTCGCGCCACGCCGCGCGCGAGGAGATCGACGGCATCCGCGACGCCGTCTCACGGGCGCTCCGCCTCATGCTGGTCGTCAACGTCCCCGCTACGGTCGGCCTCATCGCGCTCGGCGCACCGGTCGTGCAACTCATCTTCGAACGCGGCAGCTTCACGCCGGAGGACACGGCCGCCACGACCGCCGCGCTCTTCTTCTATGCCCCCGGGCTCGCGGGCTATTCGGCCGTCCGCATCGCGGTCCCCTGCTTCTACGCACTCGGCAGCAGCGTCACTCCGACAGCGATCAGCATGGCCGCCGTGACCCTGAACATCGCGCTCAATCTCCTGCTCGTGGATCTGATGGGATACCGCGGGCTGGCGCTCGGCGCCTCGATCGCCGCCCTGGCCAACGCGGTCACCCTCCTCGCGGTGCTGCGCCGGCGGCTCCACGGTCTCGATCTGGGCCGGGTACTCACGGTCTTCGCGAAGATCGCCGTCGCATCGGCGGCCATGGGAGGCGCGGCCTGGATGACGCATGCGCTGCTGCTGGAAGCCTGGCCCGGCGCGGAGCTGGTCACGCGCCTGGGCAGGGTCTGCACGAGCATCGCGGTCGGCGGCGCCGTGCTGGCGGCCGCTGCGCTGATGCTCAGGATTCGAGAGCTCGAACAGGTGGGACGGCAGGTGCTGGCCCGCCTGGCTCGCAACCGCTAG
- a CDS encoding DMT family transporter yields the protein MVSRGTLRISLTPLDALLLLLVLIWGSNFSVVKSAIEEIPAFAFNALRIATACVVLLCASRLSGEAVPARRDWPALVALGAVGHCGYQLAFVSGLARTTVANSSLILGCMPIAVLALNALSRRREAVGGRQWLGVALAVAGVYLVAGRGAGATPTTLTGDAMTLVALWCWAWYTTGSRALLVRYSPLQLSAYATLVGTLCYAPFGVPDLLELDWGAVSGWAWVALVVSGFLALSVAHIIWYTGVKRLGSARTSVYSNLVPVAAMAVGAVWLGEPLGAARIGGAVLVLGGLVLTRAEGSAAPAPVTTR from the coding sequence GTGGTGAGCCGCGGAACGCTCCGCATCAGCCTGACCCCGCTCGATGCGCTTCTGCTGCTCCTGGTGCTGATCTGGGGCAGCAACTTTTCGGTCGTCAAGTCCGCCATCGAGGAGATTCCGGCCTTCGCGTTCAACGCACTGCGGATCGCGACGGCGTGTGTGGTGCTTCTGTGCGCCTCGCGTCTGTCCGGCGAGGCGGTTCCCGCCCGCCGCGACTGGCCGGCGCTGGTGGCTCTGGGCGCGGTTGGCCATTGCGGCTATCAGTTGGCTTTCGTCAGCGGTCTGGCGCGCACTACCGTCGCCAACAGCTCGTTGATCCTCGGTTGCATGCCGATCGCCGTGCTGGCGCTCAACGCGCTGAGTCGGCGGCGGGAAGCGGTCGGCGGGCGTCAGTGGCTGGGGGTCGCGCTTGCCGTGGCCGGCGTCTATCTGGTGGCCGGGCGGGGGGCCGGCGCCACGCCGACGACGCTCACCGGCGACGCCATGACGCTGGTCGCCCTCTGGTGCTGGGCCTGGTACACGACCGGATCGCGGGCGCTGCTGGTACGCTACTCGCCGCTTCAGTTGTCGGCCTACGCCACGCTGGTCGGCACGCTGTGCTACGCGCCGTTCGGGGTGCCCGATCTGCTGGAGCTCGACTGGGGAGCCGTCAGCGGCTGGGCGTGGGTGGCGCTCGTCGTCTCGGGGTTCCTGGCGCTCTCCGTGGCGCACATCATCTGGTACACCGGCGTCAAGAGACTCGGCAGCGCCCGGACCTCGGTCTACTCCAATCTCGTGCCGGTCGCCGCCATGGCGGTCGGGGCCGTCTGGCTGGGAGAGCCGCTCGGGGCTGCCCGCATCGGCGGCGCCGTACTCGTGCTGGGCGGCCTGGTGCTGACGAGGGCGGAGGGATCGGCCGCTCCCGCCCCCGTCACCACACGGTGA
- the atpF gene encoding F0F1 ATP synthase subunit B, translating to MDNPLVQLDPGLFFWTIAVFLTLLFLLKKFAWGPLLAALEERKAGIRKSLDDADTAKRELAELQSTTSALIGKARTEADAILSEARADGAKIRQELRELAQQEAQAIKRDAQQQIQLERDRTVSELRREAVELSVMIASKLIRRNLTREDNAALIDEALQQVDSNRIQ from the coding sequence ATGGACAATCCGCTCGTCCAGCTCGATCCGGGACTGTTCTTCTGGACCATAGCGGTCTTCCTGACGCTGCTGTTCCTGCTGAAGAAGTTCGCGTGGGGACCGCTCCTCGCGGCGCTCGAGGAACGGAAGGCCGGGATCCGCAAGTCACTCGACGACGCCGACACCGCCAAGCGCGAGCTGGCGGAGTTGCAGTCGACGACCAGCGCCCTCATCGGCAAGGCTCGCACCGAAGCCGACGCCATCCTGTCGGAGGCACGGGCGGACGGTGCGAAAATCCGACAGGAACTGCGCGAACTCGCGCAGCAGGAAGCACAGGCGATCAAGCGCGACGCTCAGCAGCAGATCCAGTTGGAACGGGATCGTACCGTTTCCGAGCTTCGCCGGGAGGCGGTGGAGCTGTCGGTGATGATTGCCTCGAAGCTCATCCGCCGGAACCTGACCCGGGAAGACAACGCGGCGCTCATCGACGAGGCGCTGCAGCAGGTCGACTCCAACCGCATTCAGTGA
- a CDS encoding ATP synthase F0 subunit C: MEELHLLGAGLGLGMIVIGAGLGIGRFAAAAAEGIARQPNAAAQITGAINLPLFLLEGVAILAEVFILILML, from the coding sequence ATGGAAGAGCTTCACCTGCTCGGTGCGGGATTGGGACTCGGGATGATCGTGATCGGTGCGGGTCTGGGAATCGGCAGATTCGCCGCCGCCGCCGCCGAGGGTATCGCAAGGCAACCGAACGCCGCGGCGCAGATTACCGGCGCCATCAACCTGCCGCTGTTCTTGCTCGAAGGCGTCGCGATTCTGGCCGAGGTCTTCATTCTGATCCTCATGCTGTAG
- a CDS encoding dehydrogenase, with product MKGPALTNEPAARAALAVGGPVGELSRERFIGFYRTMLLSRRLDDRELQLKNQSLSYFQISGAGHEAVQVAAGLALRPGRDWVFPYYRDRALCLTLGLTAHDMLLNAVGAKDDPNSGGRQMPTHWSSPTLRIVSPSSACTTQCLHAVGAAEAGELLPRLLGIESDSSPPDGDVVLVSLGDGQTSGGEFWESLNTACTGRLPVVYLVEDNGYAISVPVEVQTPGGDISDLIEAFPGLHVIRVDGTDGVASFRAMSEAVAWARGRSGPALVHAHVTRPYSHSMSDDERHYKSAAEREAEAARDPLRRFADFLVAAGHATEVELDAVAADVDREVQDASDRAVAAPKPDASTAALYVYSPTVDPASDAFEAAAAPAPSGTPETMVSAINRTLKDEMARDPRIVVFGEDVADASRPEILSEVTGKGGVFKATLGLQREYGRERVFNSPLAEANIVGRAIGMAVRGLKPVVEIQFFDYIWPAMMQIRDELCMLRYRSNNDWSCPVVIRVPIGGYLKGGALYHSQSGESIFAHCPGLRIAFPSTAEDAAGLLRTAIRADDPVLFLEHKHLYRQTYNKGIYPGADYTLPFARAAVRRDGADVTVLTWGALVQRSLLAAERASQEGIDVRVIDLRTIVPYDWEGIAEAVRATSRVVIAHEDQLTCGFGAELAARIADELFEHLDAPVKRLGALDCPVAYSPVLEEAILPQADDVLDTIRATARY from the coding sequence ATGAAGGGACCAGCGCTCACGAACGAGCCTGCCGCCCGCGCAGCCCTCGCGGTCGGCGGCCCTGTCGGCGAGCTGTCGCGCGAGCGGTTCATCGGCTTCTACCGCACGATGCTGCTGTCGCGCCGTCTCGACGACCGGGAGCTGCAGCTCAAGAACCAGAGCCTCAGCTACTTCCAGATCAGCGGAGCCGGGCACGAGGCCGTGCAGGTGGCGGCCGGACTGGCCCTGCGGCCGGGCCGCGACTGGGTTTTCCCGTACTACCGCGACCGGGCGTTGTGCCTGACGCTCGGTCTGACGGCCCACGACATGCTGCTCAACGCCGTGGGCGCGAAGGACGATCCCAACTCCGGCGGCCGGCAGATGCCGACCCACTGGAGCTCGCCGACGTTGCGCATCGTGTCCCCCTCGAGTGCGTGCACCACGCAGTGCCTGCACGCGGTCGGCGCGGCCGAGGCGGGAGAGCTCCTGCCACGACTTCTCGGCATCGAATCCGATTCGTCTCCCCCCGACGGCGATGTCGTGCTCGTCTCGCTCGGCGACGGCCAGACGAGCGGGGGCGAGTTCTGGGAATCGCTCAATACGGCCTGCACGGGACGGCTTCCGGTCGTCTACCTGGTTGAGGACAACGGATACGCGATCTCCGTGCCGGTCGAGGTGCAGACGCCCGGCGGTGATATCTCGGATCTGATCGAGGCGTTCCCCGGCCTGCACGTCATCCGCGTCGACGGAACCGACGGCGTCGCCAGCTTCCGCGCCATGAGCGAAGCCGTGGCGTGGGCGCGGGGCCGTTCCGGCCCCGCACTGGTCCACGCGCACGTCACGCGTCCGTACTCGCACTCGATGTCGGACGACGAGCGTCACTACAAGAGCGCCGCCGAACGGGAAGCGGAGGCGGCGCGCGATCCTCTGCGCCGGTTCGCCGACTTCCTGGTGGCCGCCGGGCACGCGACGGAGGTCGAGCTCGACGCGGTCGCGGCCGACGTCGACCGCGAGGTGCAGGACGCATCGGACCGCGCCGTCGCCGCCCCGAAGCCGGATGCGTCGACGGCCGCGCTGTACGTGTACTCCCCGACGGTCGACCCGGCTTCCGACGCGTTCGAGGCCGCGGCCGCCCCGGCCCCATCCGGCACGCCGGAGACGATGGTCTCCGCCATCAACCGCACGCTCAAGGACGAGATGGCGCGCGACCCCCGTATCGTCGTCTTCGGCGAGGACGTCGCCGACGCCAGCCGTCCGGAGATCCTCTCCGAGGTAACCGGCAAGGGAGGCGTGTTCAAGGCAACGCTCGGACTGCAACGGGAGTACGGCCGAGAGCGAGTCTTCAATTCTCCGCTCGCCGAGGCGAATATCGTCGGACGGGCGATCGGCATGGCGGTGCGCGGTCTGAAGCCGGTGGTGGAGATCCAGTTCTTCGACTACATCTGGCCGGCCATGATGCAGATACGGGATGAGCTCTGCATGCTGCGCTACCGCTCGAACAACGACTGGTCCTGCCCGGTCGTCATCCGTGTCCCGATCGGCGGCTACCTGAAGGGCGGCGCCCTTTATCACAGTCAGTCCGGCGAGAGCATCTTTGCGCACTGCCCAGGGCTGCGCATCGCCTTTCCGTCGACCGCCGAGGACGCGGCCGGCCTGCTCCGTACGGCGATCCGGGCGGACGACCCGGTCCTTTTCCTCGAGCACAAGCACCTCTATCGCCAGACCTACAACAAGGGAATCTATCCGGGAGCCGACTACACGCTGCCGTTCGCGCGGGCCGCCGTCCGGCGGGACGGCGCCGACGTCACCGTGCTGACCTGGGGCGCTCTCGTACAGAGGTCGCTGCTGGCCGCCGAGCGCGCCAGCCAGGAGGGAATCGACGTTCGGGTGATCGACCTGCGCACGATCGTACCGTACGACTGGGAGGGCATCGCCGAAGCCGTGCGAGCGACCAGCCGGGTCGTGATCGCGCACGAAGACCAGTTGACGTGCGGTTTCGGGGCCGAGCTCGCTGCACGGATCGCCGACGAGCTGTTCGAGCACCTCGACGCCCCCGTCAAGCGCCTGGGGGCGTTGGACTGCCCGGTCGCCTACAGTCCCGTTCTCGAAGAGGCCATCCTGCCGCAGGCGGACGACGTGCTGGACACCATCAGAGCGACCGCTCGCTACTGA
- the atpB gene encoding F0F1 ATP synthase subunit A: MQQPDHTEATEQAAGHVEAAEHAGDHAAEGFNAGEVIIEHVANSSFEHPILHLPPLLGIDFSVTKHVFMLLLVATAVFLLVTTAVRRYLRQDRLVPGGFMNALEFVVEFIRDSIVLPNVGAKYVGTWAPLVLTFFFFILGANMIGLIPIFEVLGLIDHYVLHTGEHSLIKNIVHGGTTATGNFNVTAALATITFVSIIVAGSLAHGFIRHWINLVPHGLAWPLYILLIPIEIMGMFVKPFALTMRLAANMTGGHIAILAILSFVFIFTEQFGSAAGIGVGIVASIPLAVGINALEIIIVFVQAYVFTLLSAVFIGMAINVHH, translated from the coding sequence ATGCAGCAACCCGACCACACCGAAGCGACGGAACAAGCCGCCGGACACGTCGAAGCCGCGGAACACGCCGGCGATCACGCCGCGGAAGGATTCAATGCAGGCGAAGTGATCATCGAGCACGTCGCGAACAGCTCGTTCGAGCACCCGATCCTGCATCTGCCGCCGCTCCTCGGCATCGACTTCTCGGTGACGAAGCACGTCTTCATGCTGCTCCTGGTGGCGACCGCGGTCTTCCTGCTGGTCACGACCGCCGTGCGGCGCTACCTGCGGCAGGACCGACTCGTACCGGGCGGCTTCATGAACGCCCTGGAGTTCGTCGTCGAGTTCATCCGGGACTCGATCGTACTGCCGAACGTGGGCGCGAAGTACGTCGGAACGTGGGCGCCGCTCGTGCTCACCTTCTTCTTCTTCATCCTGGGCGCGAACATGATCGGGCTGATTCCGATCTTCGAGGTGCTCGGTCTGATCGACCACTACGTGCTGCATACCGGCGAGCACTCGCTCATCAAGAACATCGTTCACGGCGGGACGACCGCTACGGGAAACTTCAACGTCACCGCGGCCCTTGCCACCATCACGTTCGTCTCGATCATCGTCGCCGGCAGCCTGGCCCACGGCTTCATCCGGCACTGGATCAACCTGGTGCCCCACGGACTCGCCTGGCCGCTCTACATTCTGCTGATCCCGATCGAGATCATGGGCATGTTCGTCAAGCCGTTTGCGCTCACGATGCGACTGGCCGCCAACATGACCGGCGGACACATCGCGATCCTGGCGATTCTGTCGTTCGTGTTCATCTTCACGGAGCAGTTCGGTTCCGCGGCCGGCATCGGGGTCGGCATCGTCGCCTCGATACCGCTTGCCGTCGGCATCAACGCACTCGAGATCATCATCGTCTTCGTCCAGGCGTATGTCTTCACGCTGCTGTCGGCCGTGTTCATCGGCATGGCCATCAACGTGCATCACTAG